A single genomic interval of Zobellia nedashkovskayae harbors:
- a CDS encoding phenylacetate--CoA ligase family protein, with amino-acid sequence MKLIKNLMFNRVHNIEFSNKPTTWRSSFFWLLDQFKGSKIRKHYDAIKRINLNHESDYATQQRTTYLNQILHHAVKTVPYYKFLGITATSLQHFPVVNKNLIKKNSKSFLSESYVNKKTFNASTSGSTGTPFTVVHDENKKKRHKADVHFFWETVGHTWGQGFYYFRIWNKQNRKSKFIQKIQNISPIDVFKLNDSKIKEFLNRIIFGNAPKSILSYASALDGIVKYLKRHPTDLSNAKVISIIAMSESLDNPTKNYLEVHFGCPVVSRYANTENGMLAQQTPFLENNFLLNLASYHIEILDTNADIPLEDGKTGRIVVTDFFNRAMPLIRYDTGDLGAMKKIEINGNIHYVLSTVEGRKMDAIFNTKGEPISPFTLTNNMWKYNRLNQYQFIQKGKNNYEFILNVQTSFTREKELINEFKGYLGSNANLAVTYVDEIPLLSSGKRKKVLNLTEK; translated from the coding sequence ATGAAACTAATAAAAAATCTTATGTTCAATAGGGTGCATAACATAGAATTTTCAAATAAACCCACTACGTGGAGAAGTTCATTTTTTTGGCTACTGGACCAATTTAAAGGTTCCAAGATCCGTAAACATTATGATGCCATAAAACGAATAAACTTAAACCATGAATCCGATTACGCCACGCAGCAACGCACTACCTATTTAAACCAGATTTTACATCATGCTGTAAAAACGGTACCCTATTATAAATTTTTGGGAATAACCGCCACTTCTCTCCAACATTTTCCGGTAGTAAATAAAAATCTGATCAAGAAAAATAGCAAATCATTTCTTTCCGAAAGTTACGTAAACAAAAAAACATTCAATGCCTCTACAAGTGGTTCAACAGGAACGCCTTTTACGGTAGTTCATGATGAAAATAAAAAAAAGCGCCATAAAGCCGATGTGCATTTCTTTTGGGAAACAGTTGGCCATACCTGGGGCCAAGGGTTTTATTATTTTAGAATTTGGAACAAACAGAACAGAAAGAGCAAATTCATTCAAAAAATACAGAACATTAGCCCAATAGATGTTTTTAAACTAAACGACAGTAAGATTAAGGAATTCCTAAACCGAATCATATTTGGCAATGCTCCCAAAAGTATACTTAGCTATGCCTCTGCGCTAGATGGAATTGTAAAATACCTAAAACGCCACCCTACCGATCTATCCAATGCGAAAGTCATCTCTATTATAGCCATGTCCGAATCATTGGACAACCCCACAAAAAATTATTTGGAAGTACATTTTGGTTGTCCCGTTGTTTCTCGTTATGCGAATACCGAGAACGGAATGCTAGCCCAGCAAACCCCCTTCTTAGAAAACAATTTTCTTTTAAACCTAGCCAGTTATCATATTGAGATTTTAGATACTAACGCAGACATTCCGCTAGAAGATGGCAAAACGGGAAGAATTGTCGTAACCGATTTTTTCAACCGTGCCATGCCCCTAATACGCTATGATACGGGAGACCTAGGAGCTATGAAAAAAATAGAGATAAACGGAAACATTCACTACGTCCTAAGTACTGTTGAAGGTCGAAAAATGGACGCTATATTCAACACTAAAGGTGAACCTATTTCTCCTTTTACCCTCACTAATAATATGTGGAAGTACAATAGATTAAATCAATACCAATTCATTCAGAAAGGTAAAAACAATTATGAGTTTATACTGAACGTACAAACTAGTTTTACGCGCGAAAAGGAATTGATCAATGAGTTTAAAGGCTATCTGGGCAGTAATGCCAACCTGGCCGTTACCTATGTAGATGAAATACCGTTGCTGTCTTCCGGGAAACGAAAAAAAGTACTCAACCTAACCGAAAAATAA
- a CDS encoding acetyltransferase, translating to MKNILIVGASGHGGMVLDCINKKGQYNVLGFIDSFKKKGTKKYGLEVLGTELDLPWLVWRLDIQGVIIAIGNNWTRKIMVDKINTICPLLEMVTVVHPSAIIGMGVKIGKGTVIAPGAIINANSQMGDYCILNTNSSLGHDGIMEDFSSVSSGVCTGGNLTLGKYSAISLGANVIENISIGKHSLIGAGSLVIKNVASYSLNYGTPARFIRKRKTGDAYLNGDANCGQSYAVHNETNKKSYVQ from the coding sequence ATGAAAAACATTTTAATAGTAGGCGCATCTGGACATGGGGGTATGGTTCTGGATTGCATTAACAAAAAAGGACAATATAATGTTTTAGGCTTTATAGATTCTTTTAAAAAAAAGGGTACAAAAAAATACGGACTTGAAGTTTTGGGAACAGAGCTAGACCTTCCGTGGCTTGTATGGCGTCTAGACATACAAGGTGTTATTATAGCAATTGGAAACAATTGGACCAGAAAAATCATGGTGGATAAAATCAATACTATCTGCCCGCTGCTTGAAATGGTTACCGTGGTACACCCTAGCGCCATTATAGGCATGGGCGTCAAAATCGGAAAAGGAACCGTAATAGCACCGGGAGCCATAATAAATGCGAATTCCCAAATGGGTGATTATTGCATTCTAAACACCAATTCCTCACTTGGACATGACGGAATTATGGAAGATTTTTCCAGTGTTTCTTCAGGGGTATGCACCGGAGGAAACCTTACGCTTGGCAAATATTCAGCTATATCCCTTGGGGCAAATGTTATTGAGAATATTTCTATTGGCAAACATAGTCTTATTGGTGCCGGTTCTCTGGTCATTAAAAATGTGGCATCATATTCCCTAAACTATGGAACACCAGCACGTTTTATAAGAAAAAGAAAAACGGGAGATGCTTACCTAAACGGCGATGCCAATTGTGGTCAGTCATACGCTGTGCATAATGAAACTAATAAAAAATCTTATGTTCAATAG
- a CDS encoding Kelch repeat-containing protein, which yields MKTLLKLSCLTFLLLSLSCSKNDNDPPAPIEETIESDTEDDTEVAEEENSAPSEFELVVLPDAAVEVDVLPIFSWNASTDPDGDTVVYDLYLDEGDAADKVFAEDIEVNSYEVKDRLELTKEYAWKVVARDSEGASVTSDTRTFSTRPLRFNDVPETANAAFSARQLHSSIVYEDRIWVIGGSIIGAGTVPFKDVWFTEDGINWELATESADYGARAAHSSVVFDGKMWVIGGFDDTGKIKNDVWASKDGETWDVVVNDAPFNGRAGHTSVVYDNKIWLIGGVDTDNNLQNDVWVSQDGFTWKEVSGDAGFEARNLHSTVAFEDGIYVIGGRNKLDERLGDVWFSKDGINWDVLSKDADFTGRFSHTSIVFDNKMWVIGGIDEEFNWKNDAWFSTDGKIWTEAINAAPFSRRFRHSSVVFKNKAWVIAGTGEANNVQNDVWTFE from the coding sequence ATGAAAACCTTACTGAAATTAAGTTGTTTAACCTTTCTCTTGCTTAGCTTGTCTTGTAGTAAAAATGATAATGACCCTCCAGCTCCTATTGAAGAGACTATTGAATCTGATACGGAGGATGATACCGAAGTTGCCGAAGAAGAAAATAGTGCTCCATCTGAGTTTGAATTGGTAGTTCTACCGGATGCCGCGGTGGAGGTAGACGTTTTACCCATATTTAGTTGGAATGCTAGTACCGATCCGGATGGTGATACTGTTGTGTATGATTTATACTTAGATGAAGGTGATGCAGCGGATAAGGTATTTGCAGAAGATATTGAGGTCAATAGTTATGAGGTCAAAGATCGTCTAGAATTAACGAAGGAATACGCTTGGAAGGTTGTTGCAAGAGATTCTGAAGGAGCTAGTGTAACGAGCGATACGAGAACTTTTTCAACCAGACCCTTACGTTTTAATGATGTTCCTGAAACCGCTAATGCTGCTTTTAGTGCACGACAACTTCATAGTTCAATCGTATATGAAGATAGAATATGGGTAATAGGAGGGTCTATTATAGGAGCGGGTACCGTACCATTTAAAGATGTTTGGTTTACCGAAGATGGTATAAATTGGGAGCTCGCTACGGAATCTGCAGATTATGGAGCGCGTGCAGCTCACTCGTCGGTAGTTTTTGATGGTAAGATGTGGGTGATTGGTGGCTTTGACGATACGGGCAAAATTAAAAATGATGTTTGGGCAAGTAAAGATGGTGAAACTTGGGATGTCGTCGTTAATGATGCCCCATTTAATGGTAGGGCCGGACATACCTCTGTAGTTTATGACAATAAGATTTGGTTGATAGGTGGAGTTGATACGGACAATAACCTACAAAATGATGTTTGGGTAAGCCAAGACGGTTTTACTTGGAAAGAGGTTTCCGGAGATGCTGGTTTTGAAGCTCGAAATTTGCACTCTACGGTAGCTTTTGAGGATGGAATCTATGTTATTGGCGGAAGAAATAAATTAGATGAGAGATTGGGTGATGTTTGGTTCAGTAAAGATGGAATTAATTGGGATGTTTTATCTAAAGATGCCGATTTTACGGGTCGATTCTCCCATACATCCATCGTATTCGATAATAAAATGTGGGTTATTGGTGGTATTGATGAAGAATTTAATTGGAAAAATGATGCGTGGTTCAGTACAGATGGAAAAATATGGACGGAAGCCATTAATGCGGCGCCATTTTCAAGACGATTTAGGCATTCTTCGGTTGTCTTTAAAAACAAGGCATGGGTAATTGCAGGAACAGGCGAAGCAAATAATGTTCAAAACGATGTTTGGACATTTGAATAA
- a CDS encoding Tex family protein encodes MQLISFIKKNTQLPQKSIENTVELLNQDCTVPFISRYRKEITGNLDEVQVGAIVQFKTQFETLEKRKTAVLKAIEEQNGLTDELRLKIQQTDDLVTLEDLYLPFKKKRKTKAETARKNGLEPLAKMIMAQNHNDIEAAANQYTNGEVANTDEALEGARHIIAEWVNERISIRNQVRNQLERSALIVTKVISTKKVDEKAQKFRDYFDWSEALKRCPSHRLLAILRAENEGFIRVKIEIDSDEMLRRIEDRVIKSNNFCTPHIELAIADAYKRLLYPSLSNEILKKAKEKADDDAIMVFSKNLKQLLLGAPLGEKRILAIDPGFRSGCKVVCLSSQGDLEHNENIYPHAPQNKDTEAIKKISSLCDAYKIEAIAIGNGTASRETEQLVKRIHFKNPIEVFVVSEAGASIYSASKIARDEFPNYDVTVRGSVSIGRRLADPLAELVKIDAKSIGVGQYQHDVDQSKLQTSLDSVVESCVNSVGVNINTASVPLLSYVSGIGPKLAENIVAYRNENGAFTSRTEIKKVARLGGKAFEQGAGFLRIKDAKNPLDDSAVHPESYAIVKKIAKDKGIPLTELIGNSSALKSVKLESYCTETIGLPTLKDIVEELEKPGLDRREKAKVFTFNQNIKSITDLQEGQLLPGIVNNITNFGCFVDIGIKESGLIHVSNLSDTFVKDVNEHVHLQQQIIVKVLSVDIPRKRIQLALHKG; translated from the coding sequence ATGCAACTCATTTCCTTTATCAAAAAAAACACTCAACTCCCTCAAAAGAGTATTGAGAATACGGTAGAGCTTCTTAACCAAGATTGTACCGTCCCTTTTATTTCGCGCTATAGAAAAGAGATAACAGGTAATTTAGACGAGGTTCAGGTTGGAGCCATCGTGCAATTTAAAACTCAGTTTGAAACACTGGAAAAGCGAAAGACTGCAGTTTTAAAGGCTATAGAAGAGCAAAATGGATTAACTGATGAGCTTCGGCTTAAAATTCAACAGACCGATGACCTTGTTACGCTTGAGGATTTATACCTGCCATTCAAGAAAAAACGAAAGACCAAAGCAGAAACCGCCCGTAAAAATGGATTAGAGCCTCTAGCTAAAATGATTATGGCCCAAAACCATAATGATATTGAAGCGGCTGCCAACCAATATACCAATGGTGAAGTTGCCAATACTGATGAAGCTTTAGAAGGTGCTAGGCATATTATTGCCGAATGGGTTAACGAGCGGATATCTATAAGAAACCAAGTAAGGAACCAATTAGAGCGCAGTGCACTAATTGTAACAAAAGTTATCTCAACCAAGAAAGTAGATGAGAAAGCACAGAAATTCCGTGATTATTTTGATTGGAGCGAAGCTCTAAAACGATGCCCTTCTCACCGACTACTTGCTATTTTACGTGCCGAAAACGAAGGTTTTATTCGCGTAAAAATAGAAATCGATTCTGATGAGATGCTTAGGCGTATTGAAGACCGGGTTATAAAATCCAATAATTTCTGTACGCCTCATATTGAATTGGCTATTGCGGATGCATACAAGCGTTTGCTTTATCCTTCATTATCGAATGAAATCCTCAAAAAAGCAAAAGAAAAAGCAGATGATGATGCCATTATGGTATTTTCTAAGAACCTGAAACAACTTCTACTGGGAGCTCCTTTAGGTGAAAAGCGGATTTTAGCCATAGACCCAGGTTTCCGCTCAGGCTGTAAAGTAGTTTGCTTGAGCTCACAAGGAGATTTAGAACACAACGAAAACATATATCCGCATGCCCCGCAGAACAAGGATACCGAAGCCATAAAAAAAATAAGTTCACTGTGTGATGCTTATAAAATAGAGGCTATTGCCATTGGTAATGGAACGGCATCCCGTGAAACCGAGCAATTGGTAAAACGTATTCATTTTAAAAATCCTATTGAAGTTTTTGTAGTAAGTGAGGCGGGAGCATCCATTTATTCCGCTTCAAAAATAGCCCGTGATGAATTCCCCAATTACGATGTAACCGTACGAGGTTCTGTTTCTATAGGAAGACGATTAGCAGATCCATTGGCAGAGCTCGTAAAAATAGATGCTAAATCTATTGGTGTTGGGCAATATCAACATGATGTGGACCAAAGTAAGCTTCAGACTTCGCTAGATAGTGTCGTAGAGAGTTGTGTGAATTCCGTTGGAGTGAACATAAATACCGCTAGTGTTCCCTTATTGAGTTATGTATCCGGAATTGGCCCGAAATTGGCAGAAAATATTGTTGCCTACCGAAATGAAAATGGAGCTTTTACAAGCAGAACGGAAATTAAAAAAGTAGCTCGTTTGGGCGGTAAAGCTTTTGAGCAAGGAGCCGGTTTTCTCAGGATTAAAGATGCTAAAAATCCATTGGATGACTCTGCGGTTCACCCGGAAAGTTATGCTATAGTTAAAAAAATAGCCAAGGACAAAGGTATTCCGCTTACAGAATTAATAGGAAACAGTAGTGCTTTAAAAAGCGTAAAACTAGAGTCCTATTGCACGGAAACCATAGGTTTACCTACTCTTAAAGATATTGTAGAGGAACTTGAAAAGCCAGGTCTTGACCGTCGTGAGAAAGCCAAGGTTTTCACTTTCAATCAAAATATAAAATCCATTACGGATTTACAGGAAGGTCAACTATTACCGGGTATTGTCAATAACATTACCAATTTTGGATGTTTTGTTGATATTGGTATTAAAGAAAGTGGGCTTATCCATGTATCCAATTTATCTGACACCTTCGTAAAGGATGTGAACGAACATGTGCATCTACAACAACAAATAATCGTAAAAGTATTATCTGTTGATATTCCTAGAAAACGCATTCAGTTGGCCTTGCACAAAGGATAA
- the metG gene encoding methionine--tRNA ligase has product MAEKLKHPERYTITAALPYTNGPIHIGHLAGVYVPADIYARYLRLTGNDVAFVCGSDEHGVAISMKAKKEGITPQEVIDKYDGIIRKSFEDFGITFNNYSRTSREIHHKTASDFFVKLYEQGDFIEETTAQLYDDEAKQFLADRFVVGTCPKCGYEEAYGDQCENCGSTLNATDLINPKSTITGTVPTTKETKHWFLPLDRYEDFLKEWILEGHKSDWKPNVYGQCKSWIDDGLKPRAVTRDLDWGIPVPVEGGEGKVLYVWFDAPIGYISSTKEWAAREGKDWEPYWKDENTKLVHFIGKDNIVFHCIIFPSILKAHGDYILPENVPANEFLNLEGNKLSTSKNWAVWLHEYLEEFPDMQDVLRYTLTANAPETKDNDFTWKDFQARNNNELVAILGNFINRVVVLTNKYYEGIVPAPSEFSQVDKETLESLQKFPETISSSIERYRFREAGQELMSLARLGNKYLADEEPWKVVKQDEERVKTIMFVALQIATALSVLSEPFLPFTAKKLKNILAIGSGEVETSWAEVSTKETLLPANHKINKGELLFRKIEDSEIQAQLDKLEATKKANENANKELMPQKDTINFDDFTKLDMRVGTILEAEKMPKTKKLLVLKVDTGLDTRTIVSGIAESFTPEEIIGKKVTVLINLAPRALRGVESEGMILMTENADGKLVFVNPDEDSVGNGEGIS; this is encoded by the coding sequence ATGGCCGAGAAGCTTAAACACCCAGAGAGATATACCATTACCGCCGCGTTGCCTTATACAAATGGCCCAATACATATTGGTCATTTGGCCGGTGTTTATGTGCCTGCAGATATTTACGCACGCTATTTACGCTTAACTGGCAATGATGTTGCTTTTGTATGCGGAAGCGACGAGCATGGTGTTGCTATCTCAATGAAAGCTAAAAAAGAGGGTATTACTCCTCAAGAGGTCATTGATAAGTATGATGGAATTATTCGTAAGTCTTTCGAGGATTTTGGCATCACTTTTAACAACTACTCTAGAACATCTAGGGAAATTCATCATAAAACCGCTTCTGACTTTTTTGTAAAGCTTTATGAGCAAGGCGATTTTATTGAAGAAACTACGGCACAATTGTATGATGACGAAGCGAAACAATTTCTGGCCGACCGTTTTGTAGTTGGTACTTGCCCAAAGTGTGGATATGAAGAAGCATACGGCGATCAATGTGAAAATTGCGGTTCTACATTGAACGCAACGGACCTTATCAACCCAAAATCTACTATTACTGGCACGGTTCCGACCACTAAAGAAACCAAACATTGGTTTTTACCTTTGGACCGATATGAAGATTTTCTAAAAGAATGGATTTTAGAAGGTCATAAATCTGATTGGAAACCTAACGTTTATGGCCAATGTAAAAGCTGGATCGATGATGGACTAAAACCACGTGCTGTAACCAGAGATTTAGACTGGGGTATTCCCGTACCTGTAGAAGGTGGTGAAGGCAAAGTACTTTATGTATGGTTCGACGCACCTATCGGTTATATTTCATCTACCAAAGAATGGGCAGCCCGCGAAGGAAAAGACTGGGAGCCCTATTGGAAAGATGAAAATACCAAGCTTGTTCACTTTATAGGAAAAGACAATATAGTTTTTCACTGTATTATCTTCCCTTCCATTTTAAAAGCCCACGGCGATTATATTTTGCCTGAAAATGTTCCAGCAAATGAGTTCTTGAATCTAGAAGGCAACAAGCTTTCCACTTCAAAGAACTGGGCAGTTTGGTTGCATGAATATTTAGAAGAATTTCCGGATATGCAAGATGTACTTAGGTATACCTTAACCGCGAACGCTCCTGAAACCAAGGATAACGATTTTACTTGGAAAGATTTTCAAGCTAGAAACAACAACGAACTGGTTGCTATACTCGGAAACTTTATAAACCGTGTAGTGGTCTTAACCAATAAATACTATGAAGGTATTGTCCCTGCTCCTTCTGAATTTTCTCAGGTAGATAAGGAAACTTTAGAGTCACTTCAAAAATTCCCTGAAACCATTTCTAGCTCTATAGAGCGATATCGTTTTAGGGAAGCAGGTCAAGAACTTATGAGCTTAGCACGTCTGGGTAATAAGTATTTGGCAGATGAAGAACCATGGAAAGTAGTCAAACAAGATGAAGAACGTGTTAAGACAATTATGTTTGTTGCTCTTCAGATTGCAACGGCCTTATCTGTATTAAGTGAACCGTTTTTACCGTTTACCGCTAAAAAACTTAAAAATATATTAGCTATTGGCTCTGGTGAAGTTGAGACCTCTTGGGCAGAAGTTTCTACCAAAGAAACCTTACTTCCTGCTAATCATAAAATCAACAAGGGCGAGCTACTCTTTAGAAAAATAGAAGATAGCGAAATACAAGCTCAGTTAGACAAACTTGAAGCCACAAAAAAGGCCAACGAAAACGCGAATAAAGAACTTATGCCACAGAAAGATACTATCAATTTTGATGATTTTACAAAACTAGATATGCGTGTAGGCACCATTTTGGAAGCCGAAAAAATGCCTAAAACCAAGAAGTTATTGGTTCTAAAAGTGGACACTGGTTTGGACACACGTACTATTGTTTCAGGTATTGCAGAGAGTTTTACACCAGAAGAAATAATTGGCAAAAAAGTTACCGTTCTTATCAACCTAGCTCCTAGGGCATTGCGTGGTGTTGAAAGCGAAGGCATGATTTTAATGACCGAAAACGCAGATGGTAAGTTAGTTTTTGTAAACCCAGATGAAGATAGTGTTGGTAACGGGGAAGGGATAAGTTAA
- a CDS encoding DUF1501 domain-containing protein, which yields MCDTHHTDPHKGLEHDGHDQEHKSWSRRSFLQALGIAGSGSMMLGSNMLTASAPSPLTAAIANSETDKILILIRLSGGNDGLSTVIPIEQYDSYAKARPNIYIPESKVLKLTDEFGIPSYMKSLQPMWSEGQFKAVHGVGYEGQSLSHFTGSDVFANTDLTSTGFSGLNTGWMGRHFEECYPDYLVSPPPAPAAIQIGQFGSLVFQGDETNYAFVTSNVEQLEEIAESGVRYGLEQELFNDCMYGDQLQFLRGVANTTYEYSGVIHEAWSRGANQVEYQENSFAKQLALLARLIKGNLGTKVYMISMNGFDTHGNQPLAHERLMSNLSIAIDNFYEDLAYTEQDDNVLSMTFSEFGRRIFENGSNGTDHGKAAPTLFFGPGLQGSAFVGEHPTLDNPDGRGNLEYTMDFRDLYATVLAEWLCVPIPLVEQHLLGHTYAPVNLGFNCSGTDFPDVVYSDGEPTIPTSENGGLTDKPVVPNSEQLNSIVHKPFYPTDNSPHIYLEMPVTAHVDIQLFNIIGQKVGTISNAIMSEGVNEINIKENIPGHLAAGKYIYRIQVQQHKMSKSVMVA from the coding sequence ATGTGCGATACTCACCACACAGATCCCCATAAAGGCCTAGAACACGATGGCCACGATCAAGAACATAAATCTTGGAGCAGACGCTCATTTTTACAGGCTTTAGGAATTGCCGGTTCTGGCTCCATGATGCTAGGCAGTAATATGCTTACCGCTTCTGCACCATCGCCCTTAACAGCGGCAATAGCCAATTCAGAAACGGATAAAATTTTAATTTTAATTCGACTTTCTGGCGGAAACGACGGACTTAGCACCGTTATTCCTATTGAACAATACGATTCGTATGCCAAAGCACGACCGAATATATATATTCCTGAAAGTAAAGTTTTGAAACTTACCGATGAGTTTGGTATACCTTCTTATATGAAGTCCTTGCAACCTATGTGGAGCGAAGGTCAGTTTAAAGCTGTTCATGGTGTAGGATACGAAGGCCAAAGTCTATCGCATTTTACGGGATCCGACGTTTTTGCTAATACCGATTTAACCTCAACGGGTTTCAGCGGGCTCAACACAGGTTGGATGGGAAGGCATTTTGAAGAATGTTACCCAGATTATCTCGTATCCCCCCCACCTGCACCGGCTGCCATTCAAATTGGTCAGTTTGGAAGCTTGGTTTTTCAAGGAGATGAAACTAATTATGCATTTGTAACCTCAAATGTGGAACAACTAGAAGAAATAGCAGAGTCCGGTGTGCGTTACGGTCTTGAACAAGAATTGTTCAACGATTGTATGTATGGTGATCAATTGCAATTCTTAAGAGGAGTTGCCAATACCACATATGAATATTCGGGGGTAATTCACGAAGCATGGTCGCGTGGTGCAAACCAAGTAGAATACCAAGAAAATAGTTTTGCAAAACAATTAGCCCTATTGGCCCGATTGATAAAAGGAAATTTAGGGACTAAGGTTTATATGATTTCTATGAATGGTTTTGACACACATGGTAACCAGCCTTTGGCTCATGAGCGTTTAATGAGCAACCTTTCTATTGCTATTGATAATTTCTATGAAGATTTAGCATATACGGAACAAGATGACAATGTGCTTAGCATGACGTTCTCAGAGTTCGGGAGACGTATTTTTGAGAATGGTTCTAACGGTACCGATCATGGTAAAGCAGCACCTACTCTATTTTTCGGACCTGGTTTGCAAGGCAGTGCTTTTGTAGGCGAACATCCTACACTTGATAATCCTGATGGCAGAGGAAACTTAGAATACACAATGGATTTTAGAGATTTATATGCCACCGTTTTAGCAGAATGGCTTTGTGTACCCATACCTCTAGTAGAGCAACATTTATTAGGACACACGTACGCTCCGGTAAATCTTGGATTTAACTGTAGTGGTACTGATTTCCCTGACGTTGTTTATAGCGATGGAGAACCAACAATACCTACGTCAGAAAATGGCGGATTGACCGATAAACCTGTGGTACCAAATAGCGAACAGCTGAACTCCATAGTTCATAAACCGTTCTACCCTACGGACAACTCGCCACATATCTACCTAGAAATGCCGGTAACGGCCCATGTAGATATTCAGCTTTTTAATATTATAGGGCAAAAAGTGGGTACCATCAGCAACGCAATCATGTCCGAAGGTGTTAACGAAATTAATATTAAGGAAAATATTCCAGGTCATTTGGCTGCGGGTAAATACATTTATCGCATTCAAGTACAACAGCATAAAATGAGTAAATCTGTAATGGTTGCATAA
- a CDS encoding DUF1800 domain-containing protein, with product MEYFVNCNTSPLASYTTPLDRNRAAHLYRRLGFSASVETINQAVGSTAETIVNAIMSQAAGAPTIPKPEWADWNNSNYPEDDTLRSQLKRTQEDDFSLAYAESMLDNNLRDRMSFFWSNHFVTELDIYQCTPFLYSYVNCLQRNALGNFKTFTSEIGITDAMLYYLDGVYNNGHNPNENYARELYELFTLGEGNNYTEEDIVETARALSGYVERGELGCEQVTFDPEKHDADSKTILGQTGNWGYDDVINILFEQRSAEIAGFICRKLYEFFVHPDSNDNAGNAQVIISGMAATFIANDFEIAPVLSQLFKSQHFFDDEAIGVIIKSPYDFYFNILKESSFSYDDTVLASLINYSGLLSQRMFDPFDVAGWQRNRSWINTNFMIGRWLTIEAIMEEFFDSDDEQFRTFGLSLVSVDEGNASNPDVVARAIIDFILPKGLLNDSEYNKAYVIFRSDVQEQYYEGGSTPSWTLQTSMEGPTQVYLLLQYLARQPEFQLK from the coding sequence ATGGAATATTTTGTTAACTGTAATACGTCGCCTTTGGCATCGTATACTACTCCCTTAGACAGAAACAGGGCGGCTCACCTATACAGAAGACTGGGATTTAGCGCTTCGGTTGAAACTATTAACCAAGCCGTTGGTTCTACTGCAGAAACCATTGTAAATGCAATAATGTCTCAAGCGGCGGGTGCGCCAACTATACCCAAGCCCGAATGGGCAGATTGGAACAACAGCAATTACCCAGAAGATGATACTTTACGAAGTCAACTAAAACGAACGCAAGAAGACGACTTTAGTCTAGCCTACGCTGAAAGCATGCTGGACAACAACCTTCGTGATCGTATGAGCTTTTTCTGGAGCAATCATTTTGTTACAGAACTGGATATATACCAATGCACGCCGTTTCTTTATAGTTACGTTAATTGTCTACAACGGAATGCACTAGGCAATTTTAAAACATTCACTAGCGAAATTGGGATTACGGATGCCATGTTATATTATCTAGATGGAGTTTATAATAATGGGCACAACCCCAACGAAAACTACGCAAGAGAACTTTATGAACTTTTTACCTTAGGTGAAGGTAACAACTATACTGAAGAAGACATTGTGGAAACCGCGCGTGCCCTTTCAGGTTATGTTGAGCGTGGCGAGTTAGGTTGTGAGCAGGTAACTTTTGACCCAGAAAAACATGATGCGGACAGTAAGACCATTCTAGGTCAAACAGGCAATTGGGGCTATGATGATGTTATTAATATCCTGTTTGAACAACGTTCTGCAGAAATAGCAGGTTTTATCTGCAGAAAATTATACGAGTTTTTTGTACACCCAGATTCTAACGATAACGCTGGTAACGCCCAGGTTATAATTTCTGGAATGGCGGCTACGTTCATTGCTAACGATTTTGAGATTGCCCCTGTACTTTCACAATTATTTAAAAGTCAGCATTTCTTTGATGATGAGGCTATTGGTGTAATCATCAAGAGTCCTTATGACTTCTATTTTAATATACTTAAAGAAAGCAGTTTTAGTTATGACGATACCGTTTTAGCTAGCCTTATCAATTATAGCGGACTTCTTAGTCAAAGAATGTTTGACCCATTTGATGTGGCGGGTTGGCAACGGAACCGTTCTTGGATAAATACCAATTTTATGATTGGCCGATGGTTGACCATTGAGGCTATCATGGAAGAATTCTTTGATTCCGATGATGAGCAGTTTAGAACCTTTGGACTATCACTAGTAAGTGTAGATGAAGGTAATGCAAGTAATCCCGATGTGGTAGCAAGAGCAATCATTGATTTTATTTTACCCAAAGGTTTACTTAACGATTCAGAATACAATAAAGCATATGTCATTTTTAGAAGTGACGTTCAAGAACAATACTATGAAGGCGGCTCAACACCAAGTTGGACCTTGCAAACCTCTATGGAAGGTCCTACCCAAGTATATCTACTCTTACAATATTTAGCCAGACAACCCGAATTTCAACTAAAGTAA